The Thermotoga sp. SG1 genome includes a window with the following:
- the gcvPB gene encoding aminomethyl-transferring glycine dehydrogenase subunit GcvPB yields the protein MTIFDKSKKGRRAFTLPEKSVPEYSLPERFVRRMPLRLPEVSEPDVVRHYTELAHKNYAVDVGIYPLGSCTMKYNPKLNEKVANLPGFRNVHPYQPEETLQDCLQLMYELKAMLCEITGMDDMTLQPAAGAHGELTGMLIVKKFFDDRGDTRRRKVLVPDSAHGTNPASASMVGFEVVEIKSKDGMVDVEDLRKHLDDEVAAVMLTNPNTLGLFERDILKIAELTHNCGALLYYDGANLNAIMGKVKPGDMGFDIVHLNLHKTFSTPHGMGGPGSGPVGVKRHLVDFLPFPNVEKEEDRYRLTVPKKTIGRVRSFFGNFPVLVKAYSYILMMGRDGLEKVSEMAVLNANYLKKKISRFLRVPYDGFCMHEFVASAEEVFKKTGVRTLDIAKRILDNGVHPPTVYFPLIVPEALMIEPTETESKETLDRYAEILEKVVKEAFENPDVLKNAPHRTPVRRVNEVLASRKPVFRWRGEYEAGDRNQQGT from the coding sequence ATGACGATATTCGATAAATCAAAAAAGGGAAGAAGGGCTTTCACCCTTCCAGAAAAGAGTGTTCCGGAGTACTCTCTTCCTGAACGATTTGTTCGTCGGATGCCTCTGAGACTGCCAGAGGTGAGCGAGCCCGACGTTGTGAGACACTACACAGAACTTGCCCACAAAAATTATGCGGTAGATGTGGGAATATACCCGCTTGGTTCGTGCACCATGAAGTACAATCCCAAGTTGAACGAAAAGGTGGCGAATCTACCGGGTTTCAGAAACGTGCATCCATACCAGCCTGAAGAAACGCTTCAGGACTGTTTGCAACTGATGTACGAATTGAAAGCGATGCTGTGTGAGATCACCGGAATGGATGACATGACGCTTCAACCTGCGGCAGGCGCTCACGGTGAACTCACTGGCATGCTCATAGTGAAGAAGTTCTTCGATGACAGAGGGGACACGAGAAGAAGAAAGGTACTGGTCCCAGACTCTGCCCATGGGACAAATCCTGCATCTGCTTCCATGGTAGGTTTTGAGGTAGTAGAGATAAAGAGTAAAGATGGCATGGTGGACGTGGAGGATTTGAGAAAGCATCTAGACGATGAGGTTGCAGCCGTCATGCTCACAAATCCCAACACGCTCGGTCTCTTCGAAAGGGATATTTTGAAGATAGCAGAGTTGACTCACAACTGTGGAGCACTCCTTTACTACGATGGAGCAAATCTCAACGCCATCATGGGTAAGGTGAAGCCGGGTGACATGGGGTTCGATATCGTTCATCTGAACCTTCACAAGACGTTTTCCACACCACATGGTATGGGGGGACCCGGCTCAGGGCCCGTCGGCGTGAAGCGGCATCTTGTCGACTTTCTACCGTTTCCAAATGTGGAGAAAGAAGAAGATCGTTACAGACTCACCGTCCCGAAGAAGACCATAGGGCGCGTGAGGAGTTTCTTCGGAAACTTTCCTGTTCTTGTCAAAGCTTACAGTTACATCCTGATGATGGGAAGAGATGGCCTTGAAAAAGTCAGTGAAATGGCCGTTTTGAATGCGAACTATTTGAAGAAAAAGATTTCCAGATTCTTGAGGGTGCCCTATGACGGTTTCTGCATGCATGAATTTGTAGCCAGTGCCGAAGAGGTGTTCAAAAAAACAGGAGTTAGAACCCTGGACATCGCAAAGCGGATTCTGGACAATGGGGTCCACCCACCGACGGTGTACTTCCCGCTGATAGTACCAGAAGCCCTCATGATAGAGCCAACCGAAACAGAGAGCAAGGAAACACTGGACAGGTACGCAGAGATTCTCGAAAAAGTGGTCAAAGAAGCGTTCGAAAATCCGGATGTTCTGAAAAACGCACCTCACAGAACCCCCGTTCGAAGGGTGAACGAAGTGCTCGCCTCGAGAAAGCCTGTTTTCAGATGGAGGGGAGAGTATGAAGCGGGTGATCGAAACCAACAGGGCACCTAA
- the gcvT gene encoding glycine cleavage system aminomethyltransferase GcvT, whose translation MNRTPLYERHIALGAKMVDFAGWTMPLYYSSIFEEVMAVRKSVGVFDVSHMGEIVVEGQETVDFVNFLVTNDFSSVPEGKAMYTVMCNEAGGIVDDLVVYKISREKAIMVVNAANIEKDYEWIKTHSKNFNVEVRNVSDETALVAFQGPKSQEALQRVVNVDLEGIGYYSFQWGRLDGESVLVSRTGYTGEDGFELMMNAESAARIWDTLVEIAGAVDGKPAGLGARDVCRLEASYLLYGQDMDESTNPFEVGLSWVVKMNKDFVGKEALLELKEKVERKLVALELSGRRIARKGYIVLKEGKEVGTITSGNFSPTLGKSIALALVSRCVKTGDRLEVAFPGKNVEAHVVKKPFYRGSVRREA comes from the coding sequence ATGAATAGGACTCCTCTCTATGAAAGGCACATTGCTTTGGGGGCAAAAATGGTCGATTTTGCAGGCTGGACCATGCCTCTTTATTACTCATCCATATTCGAGGAAGTAATGGCCGTCAGAAAATCAGTAGGGGTGTTCGACGTTTCACACATGGGCGAGATCGTCGTGGAAGGTCAGGAAACTGTGGACTTTGTGAATTTTCTTGTCACGAACGATTTTTCCTCCGTTCCTGAAGGAAAGGCGATGTACACTGTGATGTGTAACGAAGCAGGGGGAATCGTTGATGATCTCGTGGTTTACAAGATCTCTCGTGAAAAAGCGATCATGGTTGTGAACGCTGCGAACATCGAGAAAGATTACGAGTGGATAAAAACGCATTCGAAAAATTTCAACGTCGAAGTGAGAAATGTCTCCGATGAAACGGCGCTTGTGGCCTTTCAGGGGCCGAAGTCTCAGGAGGCACTTCAAAGGGTTGTGAATGTTGATCTTGAAGGAATTGGTTATTATTCGTTCCAGTGGGGAAGATTGGATGGAGAAAGCGTTCTTGTGTCTCGAACGGGATATACAGGAGAAGATGGATTCGAGTTGATGATGAACGCGGAAAGTGCTGCGAGGATCTGGGATACGCTCGTAGAGATTGCTGGTGCCGTGGATGGGAAACCCGCCGGTCTGGGGGCTCGGGATGTGTGTCGTCTTGAAGCATCTTACCTCCTCTACGGACAGGATATGGATGAGAGCACCAATCCGTTCGAAGTGGGACTCTCATGGGTGGTGAAGATGAACAAAGACTTCGTCGGAAAAGAGGCACTGCTCGAACTGAAAGAAAAGGTCGAAAGGAAACTCGTGGCACTGGAACTTTCGGGAAGAAGAATCGCAAGAAAGGGTTACATCGTTTTGAAAGAAGGAAAAGAGGTAGGAACGATAACAAGTGGGAACTTTTCACCCACCCTTGGAAAATCGATAGCCCTGGCTCTCGTATCTAGGTGTGTGAAGACCGGTGATCGACTGGAAGTTGCATTTCCTGGAAAGAATGTGGAAGCCCATGTTGTGAAAAAACCTTTCTACAGAGGAAGTGTGAGAAGGGAGGCGTGA
- the fliI gene encoding flagellar protein export ATPase FliI, producing MKDLLRELKRRLNEEDFNRFNGRVTRVVGLTVESHGPDAFLGEMCKISLQNGKNALAEVVGFKEGNVVLMPYEDVSGLKMGCEVIRTNRVLEIGVGRNMIGRVFDGLGRPLDGRSFVPEARYPLTNSPPHPLKRKRIKDPLSVGVRAIDGFITIGKGQRIGIFAGSGVGKSTLLGMIARNTTADVCVLALIGERGREVREFIERDLGEEGLKRSILVVSTSDQPALTRVKSLLTATSIAEYYRDLGYDVLLMVDSLTRWAMAQREVGLAIGEPPTTRGYPPSVFAGLPKILERAGNSDRGSITAVYTVLVEADDFNEPISDTVRSIVDGHIVLSRRLAESNHYPAIDVLASVSRLMNDVVSEEHKEAANRLRALLSSYESAKDLIEIGAYKKGTNPLVDKVIEMQEDINAFLRQGIFEKSSFEETVQRLLELSSRSLD from the coding sequence TTGAAAGATCTTCTCAGAGAATTGAAGAGGAGACTGAATGAAGAGGACTTCAATCGCTTCAACGGAAGAGTGACACGTGTTGTCGGTCTCACCGTCGAATCGCACGGACCCGATGCGTTTCTGGGGGAGATGTGCAAGATCTCCCTGCAGAACGGAAAGAACGCCCTGGCAGAGGTTGTCGGCTTCAAAGAGGGGAACGTTGTTCTGATGCCCTACGAAGACGTCTCAGGACTGAAGATGGGTTGCGAGGTGATAAGAACAAACAGAGTGCTGGAAATCGGTGTGGGCAGAAACATGATCGGTCGGGTCTTCGACGGACTGGGCCGACCACTCGATGGAAGATCCTTCGTTCCAGAAGCGCGATACCCCCTGACAAACTCACCACCACATCCTCTCAAAAGAAAAAGAATAAAGGATCCTCTTTCAGTCGGTGTCAGGGCAATCGATGGCTTCATCACCATAGGAAAGGGCCAGAGAATCGGGATATTCGCAGGTAGTGGGGTTGGAAAGAGCACACTTCTTGGTATGATCGCACGGAACACAACGGCAGACGTGTGTGTACTTGCGCTGATTGGTGAGAGAGGAAGAGAAGTTAGGGAATTCATAGAAAGAGACCTCGGAGAGGAAGGTTTGAAGCGTTCTATCCTTGTGGTTTCCACTTCCGATCAACCAGCCCTCACCAGGGTGAAATCCCTTCTCACAGCCACCAGCATAGCGGAGTACTACAGGGATCTTGGCTACGATGTGCTCTTGATGGTGGATTCACTCACCCGATGGGCCATGGCACAGAGAGAGGTCGGCCTTGCCATAGGAGAGCCCCCGACTACCAGGGGCTATCCCCCCAGTGTGTTCGCAGGACTTCCAAAGATACTCGAAAGAGCAGGAAACTCAGACAGAGGAAGTATAACAGCCGTCTATACGGTCCTCGTTGAGGCAGATGACTTCAACGAACCCATATCCGATACGGTCCGATCCATCGTGGACGGCCACATCGTTCTCTCAAGGAGACTCGCAGAGTCGAATCATTATCCAGCGATCGATGTGCTGGCGAGTGTGAGCAGGCTGATGAACGACGTGGTCTCAGAAGAACACAAAGAGGCGGCAAACCGCCTCAGGGCATTACTTTCCTCTTACGAGTCAGCAAAAGACCTGATAGAGATAGGTGCTTACAAAAAAGGAACCAATCCTCTTGTCGACAAAGTGATTGAAATGCAAGAGGATATCAACGCGTTCCTGAGACAGGGAATCTTCGAGAAATCCTCTTTCGAAGAAACCGTCCAGAGGCTTCTTGAACTTTCTTCACGTTCTCTTGACTAG
- a CDS encoding RidA family protein has product MKRVIETNRAPKAIGPYSQAIVAGNMMFVSGQIPVDPETGEIVEGTIEKKTERVLENLKAILEAGGFSLEDVVKVTIFTTSIEHFSKVNEVYSRYFSSHKPARSFVAVAQLPKNVEIEIEAIAVKEGE; this is encoded by the coding sequence ATGAAGCGGGTGATCGAAACCAACAGGGCACCTAAGGCCATAGGCCCCTACTCTCAGGCGATAGTTGCCGGTAACATGATGTTCGTCTCCGGACAGATCCCCGTGGATCCCGAAACGGGTGAGATCGTTGAGGGTACGATCGAAAAGAAAACAGAGAGGGTTCTGGAAAACTTGAAGGCGATCCTTGAGGCCGGAGGATTTTCCCTGGAAGACGTGGTGAAGGTGACGATATTCACCACCAGTATCGAGCATTTCTCGAAGGTCAACGAGGTGTACTCACGTTACTTCTCCTCGCACAAACCCGCCAGATCCTTTGTGGCGGTTGCCCAGCTTCCAAAGAACGTGGAAATAGAAATAGAGGCCATAGCCGTGAAGGAAGGGGAGTGA
- the gcvH gene encoding glycine cleavage system protein GcvH, with amino-acid sequence MRMKKYTRTHEWVEIEGKVATVGITNHAQEELGDVVYVDLPEVGKEVKKGDVVASIESVKAAADVYAPLSGKITEVNERLETEPELINKDAEGEGWIFKMEIADESELSDLLDEQAYKEFCEQK; translated from the coding sequence GTGAGGATGAAGAAGTACACCAGAACCCACGAGTGGGTCGAGATCGAAGGAAAGGTGGCAACCGTTGGAATCACAAACCACGCGCAGGAAGAACTGGGAGACGTGGTTTATGTGGATCTTCCGGAAGTGGGAAAGGAAGTGAAAAAGGGAGATGTTGTGGCCAGTATAGAATCTGTTAAAGCCGCTGCGGATGTTTACGCACCACTCAGTGGAAAGATCACAGAGGTGAACGAAAGGCTTGAGACTGAGCCTGAGCTCATAAATAAAGATGCTGAAGGAGAAGGGTGGATTTTCAAGATGGAAATCGCCGATGAAAGTGAGCTGTCGGATCTTCTCGATGAACAGGCGTACAAGGAATTCTGTGAGCAGAAGTGA
- the gcvPA gene encoding aminomethyl-transferring glycine dehydrogenase subunit GcvPA, with product MKHPYIPHTEEDIREMLDFIGVSSIDDLFSEVPVSTRSSLNLPKSQDEFTVFTHLKGISKRNADLEEYTVLLGAGIYKRYVPSVVYDLAMKPEFLTAYTPYQAEISQGTLQALFEYQTMVCELTGMEVANSSMYDGATALAEAVLMCFRLTGKEKVLVARSVHSEYREVLGTYLKTRGFRIDEIGYDDTGRVVLEDIDDETAAVVVQYPNFFGVIEDLEYVRKKTQNTMMVVVVEPVSLAILEPPGNFGADVVVGEGQSLGIPMWLGGYSLGIFATREKYVRQMPGRLIGETVDAEGNTSYTMILQTREQHIRRAKATSNICSNHAHAALIAAVYLSVMGPEGLKEVAKRSYDAAHYLQEKLEERGFRKKFSGDFFSEFVFEVPEDYPERWKKMMEKKILGPLPLERMYPELGSVALACATEMTTKDDIERFLEAMR from the coding sequence TTGAAACATCCCTACATTCCTCATACGGAAGAAGATATACGTGAGATGCTTGACTTCATAGGAGTTTCATCGATAGACGATCTGTTTTCTGAAGTTCCAGTTTCTACGAGGTCTTCTCTGAATCTTCCAAAATCTCAAGATGAGTTCACCGTTTTCACTCATCTCAAAGGAATTTCTAAGAGGAACGCAGATCTTGAAGAATACACCGTTCTTCTTGGAGCGGGTATCTACAAAAGATACGTTCCATCGGTCGTTTACGATCTTGCCATGAAGCCAGAGTTCCTGACGGCCTACACACCCTATCAGGCGGAGATTTCCCAGGGAACACTCCAGGCACTCTTCGAATACCAGACCATGGTCTGCGAGTTGACAGGAATGGAAGTGGCAAATTCTTCCATGTACGATGGGGCAACCGCTCTTGCCGAGGCTGTTTTGATGTGTTTTCGCCTCACGGGAAAAGAGAAAGTTCTTGTTGCAAGATCTGTCCATTCGGAGTACAGAGAAGTTCTCGGAACTTATCTTAAAACTCGCGGTTTCAGGATAGACGAAATAGGTTACGATGACACAGGAAGGGTCGTCCTCGAAGATATCGACGATGAAACGGCGGCTGTGGTGGTTCAGTATCCAAACTTCTTCGGGGTGATAGAGGATCTTGAGTACGTGAGGAAAAAAACGCAGAATACCATGATGGTGGTCGTTGTGGAGCCTGTTTCGCTGGCGATTCTGGAACCTCCTGGAAACTTCGGAGCAGATGTTGTCGTAGGAGAAGGGCAATCTCTTGGTATACCGATGTGGCTTGGGGGTTACTCTCTTGGAATCTTCGCCACAAGAGAAAAATACGTCAGACAGATGCCCGGAAGGTTGATAGGAGAAACCGTTGACGCAGAAGGGAACACTTCTTACACGATGATCCTTCAAACAAGAGAACAACACATAAGACGTGCAAAGGCCACCTCCAACATCTGTTCGAACCATGCCCACGCTGCTTTGATCGCAGCTGTGTATCTCAGTGTGATGGGACCGGAGGGCTTGAAAGAGGTGGCAAAACGCTCCTACGATGCGGCGCACTACCTTCAGGAGAAACTGGAGGAAAGAGGTTTCAGAAAGAAATTTTCGGGGGATTTCTTCAGCGAGTTTGTTTTCGAGGTTCCCGAAGACTACCCCGAAAGATGGAAGAAGATGATGGAAAAGAAGATTCTTGGTCCTCTGCCTCTGGAAAGGATGTATCCTGAGCTGGGCAGCGTTGCCCTTGCGTGTGCCACAGAGATGACCACCAAAGATGACATCGAAAGGTTTCTGGAGGCGATGAGATGA
- the glyS gene encoding glycine--tRNA ligase subunit beta, protein MRTALLEVGLEELPASEFYNILEQLETRTRELLKANRIQCDSIEVFVGSRRFGVLLRGLSERQEGFVEEKKGPPLSVAYDSKGAPTRALEGFLRKNNATVEDVVERDGYVYISRKIEGKAVEEVLPEIFESLVMGMNFKKPMRWGTGEYEYVRPVHWIVAMLNDRVLNLTLFGLRASHFSYGKRYHSGSLEINTPDEYYDVLRSGYVIASHRERKKNVLEQLEDFEKNYGMKVERDEDLIDEIVAITEYPTILVGRFDQKYLELPEEIIVTAVKHHQRAFVAHKDGLTNFFVAFQDGPQPSENVVKGYERVINARLEDARYYFHKDLEMSLEEMNERLKGIVFQEKLGTLYDKVERIVRISRKICEDLKFPEDFTDKVLKVASVCKADIASKVVYEFPELQGVMGRIYALKEGMDEELAFAIEDHYSETPETVIGSVLGMADRLDTIVGNFAIGNIPTSSKDPYGLKGKADTVFRIVRKNEWDVSLEELLNFAASLVGFRLSNELEEFFSSRFYQFLINEIGVSYDVARAVNHLWKRPLRGTLAAEALQKISERSEFQDLFVGFERVHNITKKHDSREFDGALFEKEEEKRLMNKFFEVKEKVLKALERLNYEEALQYLIELKPYIDDYFDNVFVMVNRDDLRMNRLGFLKNIDELFMMIGDMSHLVKRT, encoded by the coding sequence ATGAGAACAGCCCTGCTTGAGGTTGGACTCGAAGAACTTCCAGCGAGTGAATTTTATAACATTCTGGAACAGCTCGAAACGAGAACAAGGGAGTTGTTGAAAGCGAACAGAATCCAGTGCGATTCGATAGAGGTGTTCGTCGGCAGCAGACGGTTCGGAGTGCTCCTTCGTGGTCTCTCAGAAAGGCAGGAAGGTTTCGTGGAAGAGAAGAAAGGGCCTCCACTGAGTGTGGCTTATGACTCAAAGGGTGCTCCCACCAGGGCACTGGAAGGATTTTTGAGAAAAAACAACGCCACCGTTGAGGACGTCGTGGAGAGGGATGGTTACGTCTACATATCGAGGAAAATAGAGGGAAAAGCCGTCGAAGAGGTACTCCCTGAAATCTTTGAATCTCTCGTGATGGGGATGAATTTCAAAAAGCCCATGAGATGGGGAACAGGAGAGTACGAGTATGTGAGACCCGTTCACTGGATCGTCGCCATGCTGAACGACAGGGTTTTAAACCTCACTCTCTTCGGTCTCAGGGCTTCACATTTTTCCTATGGGAAAAGGTACCATTCTGGTTCTCTGGAGATAAACACTCCGGACGAGTATTACGATGTCCTCAGATCGGGATACGTGATAGCTTCTCATAGAGAAAGGAAGAAAAACGTTTTGGAACAGTTGGAAGATTTTGAAAAGAACTACGGAATGAAGGTCGAACGTGATGAAGATCTCATCGATGAGATCGTTGCGATAACGGAGTATCCAACGATTCTTGTGGGGCGGTTTGACCAGAAGTATCTCGAACTTCCAGAGGAGATCATCGTCACAGCTGTGAAACATCACCAGAGGGCCTTCGTCGCTCATAAAGATGGACTGACGAACTTCTTCGTGGCGTTTCAGGATGGTCCCCAGCCTTCTGAGAACGTTGTCAAAGGGTATGAGCGTGTGATAAACGCTCGTCTGGAGGATGCCCGTTATTACTTCCACAAGGATCTGGAGATGTCTCTTGAGGAGATGAACGAAAGGTTAAAGGGCATCGTCTTTCAGGAAAAACTCGGCACGTTGTACGACAAAGTGGAGAGGATTGTGAGGATCTCAAGAAAGATATGTGAGGATCTGAAATTTCCTGAAGATTTCACTGACAAAGTGTTGAAAGTAGCATCGGTGTGTAAAGCTGACATCGCTTCAAAGGTAGTGTACGAATTTCCAGAACTTCAGGGAGTCATGGGAAGAATCTACGCTTTGAAGGAAGGAATGGATGAAGAACTCGCGTTTGCCATCGAAGATCATTACTCTGAGACCCCAGAAACCGTAATAGGGTCAGTGCTGGGGATGGCGGATAGACTGGACACCATCGTGGGCAATTTTGCGATAGGAAACATCCCCACAAGTTCGAAGGATCCGTACGGATTGAAAGGTAAAGCGGACACCGTTTTCAGGATAGTGAGGAAGAACGAATGGGATGTCTCACTCGAAGAACTTTTGAATTTCGCAGCGTCCCTGGTCGGTTTCCGTCTTTCCAATGAGTTGGAAGAATTCTTTTCAAGCAGGTTCTACCAGTTCCTCATCAACGAGATCGGAGTATCCTACGATGTTGCAAGGGCGGTGAATCATCTGTGGAAAAGACCCCTGAGAGGAACACTCGCAGCGGAGGCTCTTCAAAAGATATCAGAGAGATCGGAGTTTCAGGATCTGTTCGTTGGATTCGAGCGTGTACACAACATAACGAAGAAACACGATTCCAGGGAATTCGATGGTGCACTTTTTGAGAAGGAAGAGGAAAAGAGACTGATGAACAAGTTCTTCGAGGTGAAGGAGAAGGTTCTAAAAGCCCTGGAAAGGCTGAACTACGAAGAGGCACTCCAATATTTGATAGAACTGAAACCGTATATCGACGACTACTTCGACAACGTCTTCGTGATGGTGAATCGGGATGATCTGAGGATGAACAGATTGGGATTTCTGAAGAACATCGACGAGCTTTTCATGATGATAGGAGACATGTCCCATCTAGTCAAGAGAACGTGA
- the pfkA gene encoding 6-phosphofructokinase produces MKKIAVLTSGGDAPGMNAAVRAVVRYGIKNGLEVIGVRRGYSGLIDGDFVKLEYKDVAGITEKGGTILRTSRCEEFKTEEGREAAAKQLKKHGIEGLVVIGGEGSLTGAHLLYEEHNVPVVGIPATIDNDIGLTDMCIGVDTCLNTVMDAIQKLKDTASSHERAFIVEVMGRHSGYIALMAGLVTGAEAIIIPEIPVDYSQLADRILQERRRGKINSIIVVAEGAASAYTVARHLEYRIGYETRITILGHVQRGGSPTAFDRRLALSMGVEAVEALLGGEADVMIALQGNKFVRVPIMEALSTKKTIDKKLYEIAHLLS; encoded by the coding sequence TTGAAGAAAATAGCAGTGCTCACGAGTGGAGGAGATGCCCCCGGTATGAACGCTGCAGTGCGAGCTGTTGTGAGATATGGAATCAAAAACGGTCTGGAAGTCATAGGTGTGAGGAGAGGATACTCTGGACTCATCGATGGAGATTTTGTGAAACTCGAGTACAAAGACGTAGCAGGTATCACAGAGAAAGGCGGTACGATTCTGAGGACCTCAAGATGCGAGGAATTCAAAACAGAAGAAGGTAGAGAAGCAGCGGCAAAACAGTTAAAAAAACACGGAATAGAAGGTCTTGTCGTCATCGGTGGCGAAGGAAGTCTCACAGGAGCACACCTTCTCTATGAAGAACACAATGTACCCGTTGTGGGAATTCCTGCGACCATAGACAACGACATCGGACTCACCGACATGTGCATTGGAGTCGACACATGTTTGAACACTGTAATGGATGCCATTCAGAAGTTGAAGGACACGGCGAGCTCCCACGAAAGGGCGTTCATCGTGGAGGTTATGGGAAGGCACTCTGGTTACATTGCGCTCATGGCAGGTCTAGTAACGGGAGCAGAAGCCATCATAATTCCGGAAATCCCCGTGGATTACTCTCAACTCGCAGACAGGATACTCCAGGAGAGAAGAAGAGGAAAGATAAACAGTATCATCGTTGTTGCAGAGGGTGCGGCGAGCGCGTACACCGTTGCTAGACACCTCGAATACAGGATAGGCTACGAGACGAGGATCACGATACTGGGACACGTTCAAAGAGGTGGTTCTCCAACGGCGTTCGACAGAAGACTCGCCCTGAGCATGGGAGTAGAAGCCGTTGAAGCCCTTCTGGGCGGTGAAGCGGATGTGATGATCGCTCTCCAGGGAAACAAATTTGTCAGGGTTCCCATCATGGAGGCGCTCTCAACCAAGAAGACCATCGACAAGAAGCTATATGAAATCGCACATTTACTCTCGTGA
- a CDS encoding putative signal transducing protein — protein MEWSVLIEGSELEIRMVESLLKENDIPYIIETCDDVTPRAIFGSSALVQVKVPKDLLEKAKKILEGIQNE, from the coding sequence TTGGAGTGGAGTGTTTTAATCGAGGGAAGCGAACTGGAGATCCGAATGGTAGAGAGTCTTTTGAAAGAAAACGACATACCGTACATAATCGAAACATGTGATGACGTTACTCCCCGAGCCATCTTTGGTTCATCCGCTCTTGTTCAGGTAAAAGTACCGAAGGATCTTCTGGAGAAGGCGAAAAAGATTCTGGAGGGAATACAGAATGAATAG
- a CDS encoding glycine--tRNA ligase subunit alpha, protein MYLQDVIMKLNEFWASRGCLLEQPYDLEVGAGTFHPATFFGSLRKGPWKVAYVQPSRRPTDGRYGENPNRLQRYFQYQVIIKPSPENSQELYLESLEYLGVNLREHDIRFVEDNWESPTLGAWGVGWEVWLDGMEITQFTYFQQIGGISLREIPLEITYGLERIAMYLQGVDNVFEVKWNEHVKYGDVFLENEREFSFFNFEEANVELLFRHFDEFESEFYRLIEKKLYLPAYDYVLKCSHTFNLLDARGAISVSQRQTYVKRIQAMARKVARVFLEVQEHENSPA, encoded by the coding sequence ATGTATCTTCAGGATGTGATAATGAAATTAAACGAGTTCTGGGCCTCCAGAGGATGCCTTCTTGAACAACCGTACGATCTCGAGGTGGGAGCGGGAACCTTTCATCCTGCAACCTTCTTCGGCAGTTTGAGGAAAGGTCCATGGAAGGTTGCCTACGTTCAGCCAAGCAGAAGGCCGACTGATGGAAGGTACGGGGAAAATCCAAACAGATTGCAGAGATACTTCCAGTACCAGGTGATCATAAAGCCTTCCCCCGAGAACTCTCAGGAACTCTATCTTGAATCACTGGAGTACCTGGGAGTGAACCTCAGAGAGCACGATATCAGGTTCGTAGAAGACAACTGGGAATCTCCTACGCTTGGTGCCTGGGGTGTTGGCTGGGAAGTGTGGCTGGATGGCATGGAGATCACGCAGTTCACCTATTTCCAGCAGATAGGAGGAATCTCGCTCAGGGAGATCCCCCTTGAGATCACCTATGGGCTTGAAAGAATCGCCATGTATCTTCAGGGGGTCGACAACGTTTTTGAAGTGAAGTGGAACGAGCACGTAAAATATGGAGATGTCTTCCTTGAAAACGAAAGGGAGTTTTCCTTCTTCAACTTCGAAGAGGCAAACGTGGAACTTCTGTTCAGACACTTCGATGAATTTGAGAGTGAGTTCTACAGGCTCATAGAAAAAAAGCTCTATCTTCCCGCTTACGACTACGTTTTGAAGTGTTCCCACACCTTCAACCTTTTGGACGCTCGAGGGGCGATAAGTGTATCCCAGAGACAGACGTACGTGAAGAGGATTCAGGCGATGGCACGAAAGGTTGCAAGAGTTTTCCTGGAGGTGCAAGAGCATGAGAACAGCCCTGCTTGA